Within Quercus lobata isolate SW786 chromosome 5, ValleyOak3.0 Primary Assembly, whole genome shotgun sequence, the genomic segment AGTCTCTAAATATTATCTCCATTTCAGAAGAGTCATTCTTTTTGTGCAAAAGCTTCTGACAAGGCCCATGAAGAAtggaatgaagaaaaaaaaaagtaagttgcTCTGTATATGGAAAGAGGCTTTTAGGGACAAGGGTTTAGGGGTTTTAATATTGATATATTCAAGAAGATGAACATGCCTACTTAAACTCGTGCAATAtagtaaaatatgaaaaaatggACTGCCATCCTTGATGCCATCTATTGCTCTCATTTCTAATTATTGGAACTCACTGTTATTTTTTCCTGCTCTGTCCTCACACCCATTTGTTCAATTCTGCAGAATATGCGTGACATTTATTGAGAAGGATGGAGAGGAGAAGGTTATTAATGTTCCAATTGGAATGTCTATGTTAGAAGCTGCCCTCGAACATGACATAGATATTGAAGGTAATACTTGAGCATGATATTCAATGTTTTGCACCTCACCTGAGTCTCCATTTTTTGGCCTCCTCTTGATATTGCTATTCTTTTAACCTTACCAAAATAAGGGTTAAAGGCAGAAGTTATTAACTCTTTCCACAATGTCGAATTGTGTTTTATGTGAGATGAATTGATTCACTGTTTCATACCGCTTAACAATTACTTGATTGATTTGAATTATGAAGACAATTAGTGAAATTGTCCTTCAGCGATTAGGGTCAAGGCTTTTTAAATTGGTTCACTTGAAATTCAAGTAGAAAAGTCCCAAGTATACTTATAGTGCATTTCTTGTAAGATTAATGAGTATTAATGTGATTGTAGGGGCATGTGAAGGATCGTGTGCCTGTTCCACATGTCATGTAATTGTGCAGGTATATGTGTGTTTGGAACTTGCTTGTTTCTAGAAGAAAATTTAGCCTTCGCAATACACACTACATGAGAGCCAATAATGCAAAATAATGTTTATTGCACTTAGCTCTTATCCAGTGAATGTCACCATACCACTTTCCTTCCCTGGCTAAAATGCATGTTTTTCCTATCTTCCTTTTCCCCCCTATGTACTTTTGATTGTGTTGAGTTAATTTGGTTCCAATGAGCTAATGAGGTATGGTCTGAGGGTCTAATGCTAACTCCTAAAACTCTTGGCTAGGATATGGAGTACTACAATAAACTAGAAGATCCTACTGATGAGGAAAATGACATGTTGGATCTTGCTTTTGGGCTAACTGAGAAGTATATCCCTCTGCATTGAAACTGGCCTGCAAATTCTCTTGCTGTCCAAGCTAGTTTAAATTCTATATTGATACTTTGTTTCAGGTCTCGTCTAGGTTGCCAACTGATTGCAGAACAGGAACTTGATGGAATTCGCCTAGCACTGCCCTCTGCCACATGAAACCTTGCTGTCTATGGATAAAAAGCAAAGGTACACTAGATTTTTTCTGATTAGAAGATGCAAGATTACTCAGGTATTGGATGGAACTATCTCAATTTTGTAACATGCCTCATCTTAGCAAATTACATGTGGCCCTGGCTACCAAAGTAGCTTGTTCATATTGACtgcattattattttgttgatgAATTATATATTTATCTACAAGTTCAGTGCCTTGTGGTTCTGTGGCACTTTATCTATATAGATTAGCATTGCTTATGTGGCTGCTAGTAAACCCTAATTCTTAATATTATCAATGACTTCTTTTCTCGATTTTGttggtgatttttgtttatgagaAGTATCTAAAGCTTAGTCATATTTCAGGACTTGCATATAGTTATTTGATCATAAACACAAggcaaatttatatataaagataattcAACTATTAAAATAAGTGGGTGAGAGGGGATTTGAATCTTGGTTCTCTTCATAAAGATGACcaagctacaaggctcttggtgcaaaacataaaaaattgataCCTCAAAATTCCATGCTTAAGGCCTACAAAAACTAAATACTAGGTGTGAtcattcaagaaaaattgactgcaaagagagaaacacaagacAAATGTGGAAGGTTTGAAAGACAACTGAGGCTTGCAAGTTGAACCAAACTGGCTTAGTCTCTTAATATCTGGTTACTTGCTCCTAAGGGTTCAAGATCTATCAAGAGCATGTGTAACttgccaattaaaaaaaaggtgggtGGGGTTCATTTATTgtaaaagaagataataaataaaaattagcaaACAGGCACCAATCACCATCAAGGATTCGGTTCTTGTAAGTTTAACTCATTCATGAACCGTAATTGAGCTTGGACCAACTATTATATCCTATAGAATTTATCCAACCTTTATATCACCAATATTACCAATTAATGCTCCAATGTCTGACCCTAACTGAGAGGTTAATCTAATTCTTTCTATAGATATATATGATAAACAGAGGTTAATCTAATTCtaccaaacccaaaaacaccAGTACATCATGGTCTTTAATTCAATTGCTTCATACCATAAGTACAGTAGCAGCACgaattttatgaatttgtaCAAGTTGTTGCATCAATTGGAAAATtcctcaaattttaatttagaatttattttatctaGTGTAAAAGGAAAGGGTCTTCACTTTTCTGAAAGTAATGATATTACACACGTCTTTCCCATAAAACATGGAGtagtttgttttatttcaaaacaaatggaAGAGTTGATTGCTAATATAATAAAGTGTAGTTCTAGGACcacaaataatttcactatttttttctcacaattcTAACATAGTAAATTATGAGTGATTAACTATCACTTTTACATAGacccattattttttctttactaatCACACTTTGTCAAATTACAATTATGAcaaaaagttatgaaaaattttgtaatcttgacttttcttataataaatttgtaagaATAAACAACTTGAACACATGTCAAATAATTGTCGCATATCAATTTCTCGATAAGTCTAATGCACAGAAACCCTAAATCCAACATTTGCACCCTAAGTTAAgggacacaaaattaaaaaattattaaaattgctAAGTTATTATACATAATGCACCATAAAAATggtattaattataaattgacttgagaataAATGTGCTTGAACCATGAGTGTTATGTATAATCCAAACTtgtcatatgaaaaaaaaaaaaaaggtaggtgACAATCCATATGATACGTACACAACACTGCCGTATAAGTTGGGCAGCCGTCAGTCATTGAAGGAAGTTGTAAATTACCGGCAACGGAATGTCAATCACCCCGTTTTTCAAGTAACGTGAGTCCCGCTCCCGGTCTTTTGCCACCGACACCTGTCGGTTACGATCTCAATAGTATCACCCGACGGTGAGCTTTTTTGGGTTACCGCCGAAGACCAACTGCTACCGTAAAAGCTTAAATGAAACAATCAATCAGTGTACAACTTAAAAATAAGTACAACTCGTGAAGTGGTGGCATGCCTGCCTTTGCGAACACGCGCGCTTTGATTTGATGTCTTCTCATAAAAACAACTTcagttcaaagttcaaagttcaaagttgAAACACGCTTGCTTGAAAGAAATGtgtttttctactttttcttagtttttgtgAAACTCACCCACCAATGACTTTTGTCACCCCCATGTATTTGACATTTGAGAATGATGTTATAGGTGTGTTTTGAAATTAGAGAAATGTTAACGATTACtaaggtgtaaaaaaaaaaaatatatatatatatatatatatacacactagaaaaaggtcaaagaaacacccaaaaaaaaagataaaaaaatttcaaaaaagttgTCAACGAGTACTCTACCTTGCCCGTTAAGGCATTAACATAACCTTTGaaattatatagaaaaattggtttgtgattttttttttttttttctaaaacagTACTGCTTGTGAATTTATATAAGTAATTGTAAGGGCTAGATTTTAGCATCCCAGCTCAAGATGCGAATGGACTTAAactcaaaaagcccaaaatagtGAATTTGTAAAGAAGGGGTTAGAAAACTGGACTTTAAGTAACCGAACAACAAATTAGGTAGGTTGGGTGACAAAAGAATGATGAATGCACAAGTGTTAACTAAAGAAAAGACGTCCTCGGCGAAATCTGAGGACAATGATTCTTATTCAATGTTCTTGGGTGATGTTACAAGTCTAGTTCTACGTTGCTACAatgtttcttttataatttttccgATCCCCTATTCATGGTATATCTCTGCCATTATAGAGCTCTTTTTTAACAATCTTattcttccacttgttgatcatccaagcctctacttgagtgtctgtcccatcggacacccctTCCAGCTAATGCACAAGCCAATATAGCCCTGtttaggggtcttctccacattaatgcagccaggaTGTTAGTTGCAGAGcctttaatgcggtggtagtagTTTTCTCTCTAGATATTTCAAGACTCCCCTTTGTACTTTGTTTTTTCCATGTTTATCTGTGCTTGCAGGACTTTTGGGAACGTCTTTCTGAATGGCAGACCGCCTATTCGAACCTCGGCTTGGTTTATCTGAGGTGGAATTAGTCCTCGGCACACCTTCTTGTGTCATTATGTCCCTAAATGACTTTGTTCACTAATACGGGCTCCTTTGGTAACGTTTCCCTATTTTCGGACGATCTATaatcctcggcttgggctttgggcccaACACCCCTACAGTAATATTAACACACAAaattgttataaataaattatgtaaTTATTGGTGTTTTTAATTGAGACGTTAGGATTTAAATTTCATATTCCTCCTAGATTTCAAATACTTTATGCATAAAGAGGTGTTAATTCAGCTATATGACTTTTAGCAATATGATATAGCCTATAGGGGTTTACTAAGCATATGTTAATagggcaagacttaggtacagtacttagatgctgttttttaaattctcttcttaagattctaccatgtaaaatttttctcatgtgatgaaagtgtattttttaattaagtagtcaCATGACTCAATCTTAAGTGAGGAACTTAAGGAACAAAATCTAAGTTTTGTTCatattaataaaccattttagaaaatttttagtgaaaaagtgactaatttttttcaatttttcatataaaattttctaaaatagatgCTAAGAGTATACGTTATCCGGATctatgataaaaaataaaaaataaaaaaaaataaaaaataaaaagtacttttagtgatttttttttgttgttggggaTTAAAAGGTAATTCAAATTAGTTGTGTGACTTGTGAGGATAGCTGAAGCTCAAAAAATCTACATCAATTCAAAACCTTGCAAAAGTTCCATTCAAGTACCAACTCCAAATAAAACTGTTCAAACTCGAGTAATGATAATAATGAATAGTATTATTTAATACAATCGATATACAAAGACACTTTTTcaagtttctaattttctttttgacaaacaaaccactctatatatatacacataactATCAATATTGTAGGCCGACACCTTAGGTGCAAAGCATCAACATCATAAAAACACCTTTTcttttccctatttttttattgtaaacaCTTAAATACACCAAATGTTAGGATTGAGCTTAAAAATGCAGCAGCAGGAGGCACCGGAAACCGGGAAACCCAAATGGAAATTGGGTTCGGTAATTTCGAAGAAGCAGAGTGGCTTTTTCCGTCAAATTGACCGACCACAAATAaagacaaacaaacacacaacaCGGTTCTTTTTCTTGTACCTaccaaaccaaaaaaccaaacccGAGCCGGCTTTAAcatctctgattttttttttatcatcatcgtcatcatcaaCGACCGGTGACGGAGTTTCCTCGTTCCAACCAATCACGTCTTGCCACCTCACCCGTCCTCCTCCGACGCcgttaactttttaatttttttcccgtcaataaaacaaacaaacaaaccaaaaaaaaaacactgaaatTATAAAAAGTCAGTCAGTCAGTCAAGTCAGTCATTATATTCGCCGATCGatcactcttaaaaaaaaaaatcattcaaacacatcacacaaacaaaccctaatctctctctctctctctctctgagagagcctctttttttttctcagatcGCCTTATTCTGCGCTCACCGGCGCACGTTAGTTACGATCGtaattttcctttccttcctttctttcctCTACGTATATTCATACGTGTCCTGCGCTCACCGGCGCACTTTAGCGCGGCCTCCTTAGACAGAGATCTGGTGAACGTTAGTGAGGAGCGCAGCGGCGCACTTTAGCTGGACAGGACGGCGCACGTTAAGCAAgcggaggtggaggtggaggaggaggaacTGGAGGAAGAGATGGAAGAGGACGAGGAGATCCACTCGCCGCAGCGATCGCCGGATTCGGAATCTCCGGCGTCGTCTTCTCCGCCGCGACCGCCGACGAACGGTCGGATAACGGTGACGGTAGCTTCGGCTCCGCCGCAAGCGCTGCCTCCGCAGCAatctcaccaccaccaccaccaccacagcaacaacaacaacaacacgcTAACCCTAGCTCTCCCGATTCAACAGCCTCGATCCGCCGGTTCCGGCGCCGGAGGATCCGGCGGAGGAGGAGGCGGAAGAGAGGATTGCTGGAGCGAAGGCGCGACGGCGGTGCTGATCGACGCGTGGGGAGAGCGGTACCTTCAACTGAGCAGAGGGAATTTGAAGCAGAAGCACTGGAAAGAGGTCGCCGATATCGTGAGCAGCAGAGAAGACTATCGGAAGACTCCGAAAACCGATATTCAGTGCAAGAATCGGATCGATACGGTGAAGAAGAAGTACAAGCTCGAGAAGGCGAGGATCGCCTCCGGCGGCGGACCGAGCAAGTGGCCTTTTTTCGAGAAATTGGATCATTTGATCGGTCCCACGGCCAAAATTCCGCTCGCCACTCTCCCGAAAGTGCCGGTGGGAATTCCGGTCGGTAATCGGTCCTCGGCGGCCGCCGCCGCAGCGGCGAGTCAGTACAGTAATAGTCAGATGTTTAATAAACAATTGAGTAACAGTAATAGTAATACTAAGCAGAAGAAGTTGGAATTGGTGTTGAGAAATAGTGGTGGTAGTGGGAGTGGGAGTGGTAGCGGTGGTGGTGTTGGGCAGAGGTTTCAAATGTTTAAGAAGCGGAGCGGGGTGGAGACGGATTCAGACTCTGAATTGGAGGCGGAGGAGAGGGATTCAATGGATAGTTTACCGCCCCCGGTGATGACAAGGACCGAGAGAAAGCGGCCTAGGCTGATGGTGATGGGTGGGAGAGGAGGGGGGAATGTGGAGAGGAAGgaaagaggaggaggaggaggaggaggagggggatGGGGGAATGCAGTGAGGGAATTGACTCAGGCGATATTGAGGTTTGGGGAGGCGTATGAGCAAGCTGAGAGCGCGAAGCTGCAGCAGGTGGTGGAGATGGAGAAGCAGAGGATGAAGTTTGCTAAGGAGTTGGAGTTGCAGAGGATGCAGTTTTTTATGAAGACCCAGTTGGAGATTTCGCAGTTGAagcatggtggtggtgggaagAGAGGTGGTgttggcggtggtggtggtgttgggaATGCTAGTAATCATCAtagtaataacaataacaataatagtGATGATAGTAACTAGGGTTTTAGATTTGGtgttttaggattttatgtgtttttctgATGAGTGAAGATAGACCCATTGGTGAGAAGGATCTGAATTGGTagtatttatgtgtgtgtgcaAGTGTAAGTTTATTGAGTCTTAGTTTGATCAGAGTTGTAACTTTGTTAATTTGGTGGAATAGACTGATTAGATGCTTAAATTACAGTAGAATGTGACATCAGTTGTCAATTTTTCTTTGCCTTCAGTTGTTAATTATTCTACCCTTAGAAATGTGCAGCTTAAACCTATTGATTTAATGGTCTATATAATACAGTTTCTCTCTGAAATCCTATGTTTGCTAACTATTAGTTTGAACATTGCTATTAGTTTGAATGTCATGCTCCTGCTTTTTCAATGAGCTTTGCTTAAAGTCCATTTTTTGAGATGGTACGGtatgaaatttgggttttgcTTCATGCAGTTTCCTGTTATGAATGTAATTTATCTTTTGTGATTGTTACAGAACAGCTTATTTGGTTCTGGGAATttatatggtaaaaaaaaaaaaaaaaaagaattggtaGAAGATATAGTTGAAGAACTTGATTCTTTACCATAATCCTACTGTTACATTGtatgtataaaaaatagaaatgagcTATCTGACAGGAGAAGCTCTTTACCTGGTGGAACATCATGCATTATCTTTTCAATGACATCTTCATGTGATATCTATGGCAATTCTATGCATTCAAGAAGAGCTTAAAGGCCTTTTTTCTGAGATGATATGAAAATGGAGCAATTCTGCGCATTGATGTAGTTTGCTATACCATAAAACTTATTAGTTCAAGTAAATACCTGTCAAGAATTGATATTGACTTCTCTGAACAGATTAATTGTTTCCAGTGCTTTAGAG encodes:
- the LOC115992467 gene encoding uncharacterized protein LOC115992467 isoform X1 — protein: MLVYKISQLGARIIKDLTRGHLTSASKMAQSHAFCNHYLQPLKSHSFCAKASDKAHEEWNEEKKKICVTFIEKDGEEKVINVPIGMSMLEAALEHDIDIEGACEGSCACSTCHVIVQDMEYYNKLEDPTDEENDMLDLAFGLTEKSRLGCQLIAEQELDGIRLALPSAT
- the LOC115992467 gene encoding uncharacterized protein LOC115992467 isoform X2, whose translation is MLVYKISQLGARIIKDLTRGHLTSASKMAQSHAFCNHYLQPLKSHSFCAKASDKAHEEWNEEKKKICVTFIEKDGEEKVINVPIGMSMLEAALEHDIDIEGACEGSCACSTCHVIVQVSSRLPTDCRTGT
- the LOC115992068 gene encoding trihelix transcription factor ASIL2-like, with product MEEDEEIHSPQRSPDSESPASSSPPRPPTNGRITVTVASAPPQALPPQQSHHHHHHHSNNNNNTLTLALPIQQPRSAGSGAGGSGGGGGGREDCWSEGATAVLIDAWGERYLQLSRGNLKQKHWKEVADIVSSREDYRKTPKTDIQCKNRIDTVKKKYKLEKARIASGGGPSKWPFFEKLDHLIGPTAKIPLATLPKVPVGIPVGNRSSAAAAAAASQYSNSQMFNKQLSNSNSNTKQKKLELVLRNSGGSGSGSGSGGGVGQRFQMFKKRSGVETDSDSELEAEERDSMDSLPPPVMTRTERKRPRLMVMGGRGGGNVERKERGGGGGGGGGWGNAVRELTQAILRFGEAYEQAESAKLQQVVEMEKQRMKFAKELELQRMQFFMKTQLEISQLKHGGGGKRGGVGGGGGVGNASNHHSNNNNNNSDDSN